Proteins from a genomic interval of Sulfurimonas sp. HSL3-2:
- a CDS encoding ABC-F family ATP-binding cassette domain-containing protein, with translation MIQLINISKSFTSQELFTDLNFKLNPGNKVGLVGRNGSGKSTLFKIILGEETPDSGEVVVPKGYKIGALRQHLEFSEATIRDEVALALSEDDKFSIYKVEKILFGLGFSHEDLDKSPLSFSGGYQIRLNLAKLLVAEPNLLLLDEPTNYLDIVSLRWLKSFLKAFEGEVILITHDRDFMDGITTHTMGIIRRSLNIIAGDTHKFYAQLKADEELYEKQKISQDKKVKELEEFIAKNKARASTAALAQSKVKQLEKMDLLEDLGYDSTLKFDFNFKDTPAKVLLEVKDLSFGYTPDNILFKNISFALAKGECLGIIGKNGKGKSTLLNTIAGELKPLSGEVNFHTTTEYAHFGQTNISHLSPNNTVMDEIYLGNPKLSESTVRSICGGMMFSGESAKKKISLLSGGEKSRVMLGQILARDVNLLFLDEPTNHLDMDSIEALTVAIQNFKGSVIIVTHSEEMLRRVCDRLIIFGKEGAEYFDGGYDLFLEKIGWEDEEAEEKPKTAPKVNRQENKKLRAALIQERSKLTSPLKKEVESAEKFIIKTEEQLEVYHEELVKASNASDNSKIMELSQLISQLENGIEEKFELLEESQTKLDEILKEYETKLSELGE, from the coding sequence ATGATACAACTTATAAATATCTCTAAAAGTTTTACCTCTCAGGAACTTTTTACAGATCTGAACTTCAAACTTAATCCCGGTAATAAAGTCGGACTTGTGGGCAGAAACGGGAGCGGAAAATCTACCCTTTTTAAGATCATCCTCGGTGAAGAGACACCAGACAGCGGAGAGGTCGTCGTACCAAAAGGCTACAAGATAGGCGCACTCAGACAGCATCTTGAGTTTAGCGAAGCGACCATAAGAGATGAAGTAGCTCTGGCTCTTAGCGAAGATGACAAGTTCAGCATCTACAAAGTGGAGAAGATCCTTTTCGGCCTTGGCTTTTCCCATGAAGATCTGGACAAAAGTCCCCTCTCCTTCTCAGGAGGCTATCAGATACGTCTTAATCTGGCAAAGCTCTTAGTAGCCGAACCAAACCTGCTTCTTTTAGATGAGCCTACCAACTACCTCGATATCGTCTCTCTCCGCTGGCTGAAAAGCTTTTTAAAAGCGTTTGAGGGTGAAGTGATCCTCATTACCCACGACAGAGACTTTATGGACGGCATCACGACTCACACGATGGGGATCATCCGTAGATCGTTAAACATCATCGCGGGAGATACGCATAAGTTCTATGCTCAGTTAAAAGCCGATGAAGAGCTGTATGAAAAACAGAAGATCAGTCAGGACAAAAAAGTCAAAGAGCTTGAAGAGTTCATAGCCAAAAACAAAGCACGCGCTTCAACCGCAGCCCTTGCACAGTCAAAGGTAAAACAGCTTGAAAAGATGGACCTGCTTGAAGACCTAGGATACGATTCGACTCTCAAGTTCGACTTTAATTTCAAAGACACTCCTGCGAAAGTCCTGCTTGAAGTAAAAGACCTGAGTTTTGGATACACGCCTGACAACATTCTCTTTAAAAATATCTCTTTTGCTCTGGCAAAAGGGGAATGTCTGGGTATCATCGGGAAAAACGGTAAAGGAAAGTCTACACTTTTAAATACCATCGCCGGAGAGTTAAAACCGCTTAGCGGAGAGGTCAATTTTCATACGACGACCGAGTATGCCCATTTCGGACAAACCAATATCTCTCATCTTAGTCCTAATAATACCGTTATGGATGAGATCTATCTGGGCAATCCTAAGCTGTCAGAATCAACGGTGCGAAGTATCTGCGGCGGGATGATGTTCAGCGGCGAGAGTGCCAAAAAGAAGATATCGCTTCTTTCAGGCGGTGAGAAAAGCCGCGTTATGCTGGGACAGATACTCGCACGTGATGTCAACCTGCTCTTTTTGGATGAGCCTACCAACCACTTGGATATGGATTCCATAGAAGCCCTTACCGTCGCCATACAGAACTTCAAAGGTTCTGTCATTATCGTCACCCACTCCGAAGAGATGCTTCGCCGCGTGTGCGACAGACTTATCATCTTCGGCAAAGAGGGTGCAGAATATTTTGACGGCGGGTATGATCTGTTCTTAGAAAAAATAGGCTGGGAAGATGAAGAGGCAGAGGAAAAACCAAAAACCGCTCCTAAAGTCAACAGACAGGAGAACAAAAAGCTAAGAGCCGCACTTATACAAGAGCGAAGCAAACTCACCTCGCCTTTGAAAAAAGAGGTCGAAAGTGCAGAGAAGTTCATTATCAAGACCGAGGAACAGTTAGAGGTATATCACGAGGAGCTCGTAAAAGCTTCAAATGCTTCGGACAACTCAAAGATAATGGAGCTCTCGCAGCTTATCTCTCAACTTGAAAATGGTATCGAAGAAAAGTTCGAACTTCTTGAAGAAAGTCAAACGAAATTAGACGAGATACTCAAAGAGTATGAGACAAAACTAAGTGAACTGGGAGAATGA